Proteins encoded in a region of the Polynucleobacter antarcticus genome:
- the pyrF gene encoding orotidine-5'-phosphate decarboxylase, with protein MNLSSNTFTQQLQSVWASQGSMLCVGLDPDPKRLPAVFQGKPEGIFEFCREVADATADLVCSFKPQFAYFASQRAEAQLEKLIRYLKNTYPHIPVILDSKRGDIGSTAEHYALEAFERYGADAVTVNPYMGFDSIEPYLKFAGKGVIVLCRTSNPGGSDLQFLKVTPSGEPLYLHVAKLAAKEWNTSGQISLVVGATFPEEIAQVRAIVGEMPLLIPGIGAQGGDIDATVSAGSIPKKAGTGMMINSSRAILYASSGSDFAEAARKVALQTRDALRLAADK; from the coding sequence ATGAACCTCAGCTCAAATACCTTTACCCAACAACTCCAGTCTGTATGGGCCTCCCAAGGCAGTATGTTATGCGTGGGCTTAGATCCAGATCCGAAGCGCTTACCCGCTGTATTTCAAGGCAAGCCCGAGGGGATCTTCGAGTTTTGCCGTGAGGTTGCAGATGCGACTGCAGATCTAGTCTGCTCCTTTAAACCTCAGTTCGCCTACTTTGCCTCACAAAGGGCCGAGGCACAACTAGAAAAGCTCATCCGATACCTCAAAAATACATATCCTCATATCCCGGTCATTCTGGACTCAAAAAGGGGTGACATAGGGAGTACCGCGGAACATTACGCACTCGAAGCATTTGAACGCTATGGCGCAGATGCAGTGACAGTCAACCCCTACATGGGCTTTGACTCTATCGAGCCCTATCTGAAATTTGCCGGTAAAGGGGTGATTGTTTTATGTCGTACCTCGAACCCCGGGGGCTCAGACTTACAGTTTCTAAAAGTAACTCCGAGCGGCGAGCCACTCTACCTTCACGTAGCCAAACTTGCTGCAAAAGAATGGAATACCTCTGGACAAATTAGTCTAGTTGTTGGCGCAACTTTCCCGGAAGAAATTGCGCAAGTACGTGCAATCGTTGGTGAGATGCCCCTCCTCATTCCTGGCATTGGCGCTCAAGGCGGTGATATTGATGCCACAGTAAGCGCTGGCAGCATTCCAAAAAAAGCAGGGACAGGCATGATGATTAATTCATCGAGAGCGATTTTGTATGCGAGCTCAGGAAGTGATTTTGCAGAGGCTGCTAGAAAAGTAGCACTGCAGACACGTGATGCCCTACGTCTAGCCGCTGACAAATAA
- the corA gene encoding magnesium/cobalt transporter CorA: MINLFVLQNGRLSQEQVEDRNELLQYSNPIWIDVVDPEEEELVWIKEAFGVLLPELDDLGDLEASARYFEADDGHLHIRTDFLLDEEETSRNVRVAFVMTKQVLFSIHDEDLPVFRLVRLRARLRPGSVSNAKDVLLDLYSTDAEYSADALEEVYENLEQAGKRVLQDDITDHDAEEVLETIAKEEDTNGRIRRNVMDTRRALSFLMRSKLLSDEQQEEARQILRDIDSLENHTAFLFDKINFLMDATVGFINLNQSKIIKIFSVVSVALMPPTLLASVWGMNFRYMPELEQTWGYPVAIISMMISAMIPLWFFRHKGWLSSR; the protein is encoded by the coding sequence ATGATCAACTTGTTCGTCCTACAAAATGGCCGCCTCTCTCAAGAGCAAGTGGAAGATCGCAATGAATTGTTGCAATATTCAAACCCTATCTGGATCGACGTTGTTGACCCTGAGGAGGAGGAGCTTGTCTGGATTAAAGAGGCTTTTGGCGTACTTTTACCTGAATTAGATGATTTGGGCGATTTAGAGGCTTCGGCGCGCTATTTTGAGGCAGATGATGGGCATCTCCATATTCGTACGGATTTCTTGCTGGATGAAGAAGAAACTTCCCGTAACGTTCGAGTCGCTTTTGTCATGACCAAACAGGTCTTGTTCTCGATTCATGATGAGGATTTGCCTGTTTTCCGTTTGGTGCGTTTGCGTGCGCGTTTGCGCCCAGGTTCGGTCAGTAATGCGAAAGATGTATTGCTCGATTTGTACTCCACGGATGCCGAATATTCTGCAGATGCCTTAGAAGAGGTTTATGAAAATCTTGAGCAAGCGGGTAAGCGCGTTTTGCAAGATGACATTACTGATCATGATGCAGAAGAAGTACTTGAAACTATTGCTAAAGAAGAGGATACCAACGGACGTATTCGTCGCAATGTGATGGATACCCGTCGCGCCTTGTCATTTCTCATGCGCAGTAAATTATTGTCTGATGAGCAGCAGGAAGAGGCGCGTCAGATTTTGCGTGATATCGACTCATTAGAAAATCATACTGCGTTCTTATTCGATAAGATTAACTTCTTGATGGATGCGACAGTCGGTTTTATTAATTTGAACCAAAGTAAGATCATCAAGATATTCTCAGTGGTATCCGTTGCCTTAATGCCACCTACTTTATTGGCTAGTGTGTGGGGAATGAACTTCCGCTACATGCCGGAGTTGGAGCAAACTTGGGGTTACCCAGTCGCCATTATCTCGATGATGATTTCTGCCATGATTCCATTGTGGTTCTTCCGTCACAAAGGCTGGCTTAGCTCGCGTTAA
- a CDS encoding CinA family protein codes for MVNNTPSNQHTLAEKVAVSLIERGWTISLAESCTGGLVCAALTEVAGSSDWFERGYITYSNPAKTSCLGVRAETIDSFGAVSEPVATAMAQGAQHNANVNVAIAITGIAGPTGGSQEKPVGTICFAWAIRSHLQDPGNITACTMHFSGDRQKIREQARDYALTQFLELLKT; via the coding sequence ATGGTGAACAATACGCCTTCTAATCAGCACACATTAGCCGAAAAGGTAGCCGTATCCCTCATCGAGCGCGGCTGGACAATTTCGCTTGCAGAGTCCTGCACTGGAGGCTTGGTGTGCGCTGCCTTAACAGAGGTCGCCGGCTCTAGTGATTGGTTTGAACGTGGCTACATTACTTATAGCAATCCAGCTAAGACGTCCTGTTTGGGGGTTCGCGCAGAAACTATTGATTCATTTGGCGCAGTCAGCGAGCCGGTTGCTACAGCAATGGCACAGGGCGCTCAACACAACGCCAATGTCAATGTCGCTATTGCTATCACTGGCATTGCTGGCCCTACTGGTGGCTCTCAAGAAAAGCCGGTGGGCACGATTTGTTTTGCTTGGGCTATTAGAAGTCATCTTCAAGATCCTGGCAATATCACTGCCTGCACTATGCACTTCTCAGGTGACCGCCAAAAAATTCGTGAGCAAGCACGAGATTATGCACTCACCCAATTTCTTGAATTACTGAAAACTTAG
- a CDS encoding phosphatidylglycerophosphatase A family protein, with protein MSNSIDQHSTENPSLKWVFGSAGRTIAFGFGSGLAPFAPGTAGTLWAWAAFLLGQYFLSTEELLWIIASGIILGCWVCGHVSEELGRKDFGGIVWDEIVAFWLVLILIMPADIWMQAFAFALFRFFDAVKPGPIGMIDAYFKKINASSAATSSDLKHILWRGFGIIADDLAAALFTLVVIALTQTALTFIW; from the coding sequence ATGAGTAACTCTATCGATCAGCATTCCACTGAAAACCCAAGCCTCAAATGGGTCTTTGGCTCTGCCGGTCGCACAATTGCATTTGGCTTTGGTAGTGGTCTAGCGCCGTTTGCTCCTGGTACCGCAGGAACATTATGGGCCTGGGCAGCGTTTCTACTGGGCCAGTATTTTCTTTCTACTGAAGAACTACTATGGATTATTGCTAGCGGAATTATTTTGGGTTGTTGGGTCTGCGGACATGTCAGCGAAGAGTTAGGTAGAAAAGATTTTGGCGGCATTGTTTGGGATGAAATCGTCGCCTTCTGGCTGGTTCTAATCTTGATCATGCCAGCAGATATTTGGATGCAAGCGTTCGCTTTTGCACTCTTTCGCTTTTTCGATGCAGTAAAGCCTGGGCCAATCGGTATGATTGATGCTTACTTCAAAAAAATAAATGCGAGCTCTGCAGCTACATCATCAGATCTCAAACATATTCTGTGGCGTGGATTTGGAATTATTGCGGATGATCTCGCTGCTGCATTGTTTACCCTAGTGGTCATCGCACTCACCCAAACTGCACTCACATTCATATGGTGA
- the thiL gene encoding thiamine-phosphate kinase — protein sequence MQTQSTQLGEFDLIQRFFKTQSERMLINHSGAIALGIGDDCALIHSQPDQEIAITSDMLLEGRHFFAGANPQWLGWKALAVSLSDLAAMGAKPLGFTLAIALPKVDSIWLEQFSKGLFEIANQYACPLIGGDTTAGPLNICITAFGSVSKGKAIKRSGALEGDDVWVSGTTGDARLALAALRHEIDLVNTDLEVIQSRMHQPRPRVELGLALRDVAHSAIDISDGLLGDLKHVLKQSSMDAEIFLDQLPKSAVLLKQNIQLQNQYAASGGDDYELCFTAPISQREVIKKLSVDLTLPLTLIGSIEPMKGATPEICLLDSRGVKLPQAQVNPLLQSFNHFA from the coding sequence ATGCAAACCCAATCTACCCAACTCGGTGAATTTGATCTGATTCAGCGTTTCTTTAAAACGCAATCAGAACGGATGCTCATCAATCATTCCGGTGCAATTGCGCTCGGAATTGGTGACGATTGCGCTTTAATTCATTCGCAGCCTGATCAAGAGATTGCCATTACGAGTGATATGTTGCTTGAGGGACGCCACTTCTTTGCAGGCGCTAATCCACAGTGGCTGGGATGGAAAGCCCTAGCCGTGAGCCTTTCAGACCTTGCAGCGATGGGAGCCAAGCCTCTTGGCTTTACGCTGGCGATTGCTTTACCAAAAGTGGATTCAATCTGGCTGGAACAATTTAGCAAAGGCCTATTTGAAATTGCAAACCAATACGCCTGCCCACTAATTGGTGGTGATACCACCGCAGGCCCTCTCAATATTTGCATCACTGCATTTGGAAGCGTCTCTAAAGGAAAAGCCATTAAAAGATCAGGGGCATTAGAGGGTGATGATGTCTGGGTCTCTGGAACAACTGGAGATGCCAGGCTTGCTCTTGCTGCGCTGCGTCATGAAATTGATTTAGTCAACACGGATTTAGAGGTAATTCAGTCACGCATGCATCAACCTAGACCCCGAGTAGAGTTGGGGCTTGCTTTAAGAGATGTCGCCCACTCCGCGATTGATATTTCTGATGGCTTATTGGGTGACTTAAAACATGTCCTAAAGCAGTCGAGTATGGATGCAGAAATCTTCTTAGACCAACTTCCTAAATCTGCGGTACTTTTAAAGCAAAACATCCAACTGCAAAATCAATACGCTGCATCTGGCGGAGATGACTACGAACTCTGCTTCACCGCACCCATCAGTCAGCGTGAAGTGATTAAAAAACTGAGCGTGGATTTGACTCTTCCGCTCACGCTCATTGGGAGTATTGAGCCCATGAAAGGTGCTACACCAGAAATTTGTCTTTTAGACAGTCGTGGTGTCAAGCTCCCACAGGCGCAAGTCAACCCTCTTCTGCAATCTTTTAATCACTTTGCATGA
- a CDS encoding NADP-dependent malic enzyme encodes MSKPSNSSKEQQIADLRAAALHYHEFPVPGKIEIAPTKQLTNQRDLALAYTPGVAAACEEIVKDPANAFRYTARGNLVGVITNGTAVLGLGNIGPLASKPVMEGKAVLFKKFAGIDVFDIEVNENDPDKLVEIIAALEPTFGGINLEDIKAPDCFVVERKLQARMKIPVFHDDQHGTAIVVAAAILNGLKVVGKEVDQVKLVTSGAGAAALACLDLLVDLGIPRKNIWVTDLAGVAYRGRQELMDPEKEPFCQETELRTLNQVIEGADIFLGLSAGGVLKQDMVKKMAPKPLVFALANPTPEILPEEVKEIRPDAVMATGRTDYPNQVNNVLCFPFIFRGALDVGATTITRGMEVAAVKAVAELARAEQNEIVTSVYGIENLSFGPDYLIPKPFDPRLITVIAPAVAKAAMDDGVALRPIKDFDAYRNQLQQFVYHSGTLMKPLFSIAKSVPASHKRIVFAEGEDERVLRAVQIIIDEQLATPILIGRPSVIEHRIEKFGLRIKAGNDFVIVNPENDSRFRDFWQTYLALTERKGVTESFAKLEMRRRHTLIGSIMISKGMADGMICGTVGDIATHLKYINEVVGHEPGANVYGAMSGLILPGRQVFLVDTHVNIDPTAEQLAELTLMAANEMRKLGITPKIALLSHSNFGSSAAPSAVKMREVLALIQKAEPLLEVDGEMHGDSALDETIRAGAVTSSPLKGDANLLVLPNIDAANISYNLLKTAAGNGIAIGPLLLGVAKPIHILTPAATVRRIVNITTLAVVEAASNARSVA; translated from the coding sequence ATGAGTAAACCAAGCAACAGCAGTAAAGAACAGCAAATAGCCGATTTAAGAGCAGCTGCTCTGCACTATCACGAGTTTCCAGTCCCTGGAAAAATCGAAATTGCTCCAACCAAGCAACTCACCAATCAACGCGATCTTGCTTTGGCCTACACCCCAGGTGTAGCAGCAGCCTGTGAAGAGATCGTAAAAGATCCCGCTAATGCATTTCGTTATACAGCGCGAGGTAACTTAGTCGGTGTGATTACCAATGGCACTGCTGTTTTAGGCCTCGGCAATATTGGACCATTAGCCAGTAAGCCGGTGATGGAGGGTAAAGCCGTTCTCTTTAAGAAATTTGCCGGTATTGATGTTTTTGATATTGAAGTGAATGAGAATGATCCTGATAAGTTGGTTGAAATTATTGCGGCACTTGAGCCTACCTTCGGGGGCATTAATTTAGAAGATATTAAAGCGCCAGATTGTTTTGTTGTTGAGCGTAAGTTGCAAGCCCGTATGAAGATTCCTGTTTTTCATGATGATCAGCATGGCACAGCAATCGTAGTTGCAGCTGCTATTTTGAATGGCTTAAAAGTCGTTGGCAAAGAAGTGGATCAGGTCAAGCTGGTCACTTCGGGTGCTGGAGCTGCGGCATTGGCATGTTTAGATCTATTAGTAGATTTGGGCATACCACGTAAAAATATTTGGGTAACCGATTTAGCAGGGGTTGCTTATAGGGGTCGTCAAGAACTAATGGATCCTGAGAAAGAGCCATTCTGTCAAGAGACAGAACTGCGTACTTTGAATCAAGTCATTGAAGGTGCTGATATCTTTTTGGGGCTTTCTGCAGGTGGTGTTCTAAAACAAGATATGGTGAAGAAGATGGCGCCTAAGCCATTAGTATTCGCTTTGGCAAACCCCACCCCTGAGATTTTGCCAGAGGAGGTAAAAGAGATTCGTCCTGATGCCGTGATGGCAACTGGCCGCACGGATTACCCTAATCAAGTCAACAATGTTTTATGTTTCCCATTCATCTTCCGTGGAGCATTGGATGTAGGTGCCACCACGATTACGCGTGGCATGGAAGTTGCTGCCGTCAAGGCTGTAGCAGAATTAGCGCGTGCCGAGCAGAATGAAATCGTGACCTCGGTCTATGGTATTGAAAATTTATCTTTTGGTCCTGACTACTTAATTCCGAAACCATTTGATCCTCGCCTCATTACTGTAATTGCGCCAGCAGTCGCGAAAGCCGCGATGGATGATGGTGTGGCGCTTCGCCCTATTAAAGATTTTGATGCTTATCGCAATCAGCTCCAGCAGTTTGTATACCACTCTGGTACGTTGATGAAACCCTTATTTAGTATTGCTAAGAGTGTGCCTGCAAGTCACAAGCGGATTGTATTTGCTGAGGGTGAAGATGAAAGAGTATTGCGTGCTGTCCAAATTATTATTGACGAGCAACTTGCTACCCCTATTTTAATTGGTCGCCCATCTGTTATTGAGCATCGCATAGAAAAATTTGGTTTGCGGATTAAAGCGGGTAATGATTTTGTGATCGTCAATCCTGAAAATGATTCTCGTTTCAGAGACTTTTGGCAAACTTATTTAGCGTTAACAGAGCGTAAGGGTGTGACGGAATCTTTTGCTAAGCTAGAAATGCGCCGTCGTCATACTTTGATCGGCTCAATTATGATCAGCAAGGGTATGGCAGATGGCATGATTTGTGGAACTGTCGGTGATATTGCAACCCATCTGAAATATATTAATGAAGTGGTAGGTCATGAGCCAGGCGCAAATGTTTACGGTGCTATGTCAGGATTAATTTTGCCGGGTCGTCAAGTATTCTTGGTAGATACCCATGTCAACATCGACCCCACCGCCGAACAGTTGGCCGAATTAACATTGATGGCTGCAAATGAAATGCGTAAATTAGGCATCACTCCTAAGATAGCTCTGTTGTCCCACTCTAATTTTGGGTCTAGTGCCGCCCCTTCTGCAGTCAAAATGCGTGAAGTGCTGGCTTTGATTCAAAAAGCAGAACCCTTGCTGGAGGTCGATGGCGAAATGCATGGTGATAGTGCTTTGGATGAAACCATTCGAGCTGGCGCGGTTACCTCATCTCCATTAAAGGGTGATGCTAATTTGTTAGTTTTGCCAAATATTGATGCTGCTAATATTTCCTACAACTTACTAAAAACAGCTGCCGGCAACGGTATTGCAATTGGCCCCTTATTGTTGGGGGTTGCCAAACCAATTCATATCCTGACCCCAGCAGCGACTGTCCGAAGGATAGTTAATATCACTACTTTGGCAGTGGTTGAGGCTGCAAGTAATGCGAGAAGTGTTGCCTAA
- a CDS encoding barstar family protein → MNNRSENGTTVGFDEHSRAESWDSNDRLDTESSAANIYAEGGLSRLQTYAANQVSGKKVTASWRAALAVRDAGPPAMLRSVRPNIVQSIRAFRTPDLQEAATELGQHFIYANCANAMTKGEVLESIAIAYTFTKQQAKNFDPLLDALTTTVDKSGPQPGFVVVLEGLPCTQKFDKEARETLLDVFRDAVDFWSERRTPYRVFYSFA, encoded by the coding sequence ATGAATAATCGCTCTGAAAACGGCACTACAGTAGGCTTTGATGAACACAGTCGGGCTGAAAGTTGGGACAGTAATGATCGACTCGATACGGAGTCTTCTGCTGCCAATATTTATGCCGAGGGCGGTTTATCTCGTTTGCAAACCTATGCAGCAAATCAAGTTTCGGGAAAAAAAGTGACAGCTTCTTGGCGTGCCGCTTTAGCCGTTCGTGATGCTGGACCGCCGGCAATGTTGCGCAGTGTGCGCCCAAATATTGTGCAGTCTATCCGTGCTTTTCGTACGCCTGACTTGCAAGAAGCCGCAACGGAGTTGGGTCAGCATTTTATTTACGCTAACTGTGCCAATGCGATGACTAAAGGTGAGGTATTAGAGTCCATCGCCATTGCCTATACATTCACTAAACAGCAAGCGAAGAACTTTGATCCTTTGCTGGATGCTTTGACTACAACCGTTGATAAATCTGGCCCACAGCCTGGTTTCGTCGTGGTGCTAGAAGGTCTGCCGTGCACTCAGAAGTTTGACAAAGAGGCTCGTGAAACCCTGCTAGATGTGTTCCGTGATGCCGTTGATTTTTGGTCTGAGCGCCGTACTCCTTATCGCGTGTTTTATTCGTTCGCTTAA
- a CDS encoding 16S rRNA (uracil(1498)-N(3))-methyltransferase, with translation MPQFYLPGPWEIQNPTPLTPELAHHLRVRRIEVGESFPIFDGKGQVAHAKLLSLGNKSGEAELSEIHLDIGRESPYAITLAQGLAGGDKMDWIIEKAVEIGVQTIYPLQCERSVLKLTRSSDQERAQKRLLHWKGIVQAACEQCDRSVFAIVEPIQPFDSYLQIEPRTGLKLLLSPNGSQSLYSALIDTRPQNIVIMIGPEGGCSPTEEAQAKAAGYQMVSLGERILRTETAGIVAISTVHSLWNPEMQNRLK, from the coding sequence ATGCCTCAATTTTATCTTCCCGGGCCATGGGAAATCCAAAACCCAACGCCGCTGACCCCTGAGCTCGCCCATCACTTGCGTGTACGTCGCATTGAGGTGGGTGAATCCTTCCCGATATTTGATGGAAAGGGTCAGGTAGCCCATGCAAAACTGCTTTCACTGGGCAATAAGTCCGGCGAGGCAGAGCTGAGCGAGATTCATCTGGATATTGGCCGAGAGAGCCCCTATGCCATTACCTTGGCCCAAGGACTGGCTGGCGGGGACAAGATGGACTGGATCATTGAAAAAGCAGTAGAAATTGGGGTCCAGACTATCTACCCGCTGCAATGTGAGCGCTCTGTACTTAAATTAACCCGCTCAAGTGACCAAGAACGGGCTCAAAAACGACTTTTGCATTGGAAAGGTATTGTTCAGGCCGCCTGTGAGCAATGTGATCGCTCTGTTTTCGCTATTGTTGAACCTATCCAGCCTTTTGATAGCTACCTTCAGATAGAACCCAGGACGGGACTGAAACTACTCTTGAGTCCGAATGGCTCTCAAAGCCTGTATTCAGCACTGATAGATACCCGACCCCAAAATATAGTCATCATGATTGGCCCAGAAGGGGGCTGCTCACCGACTGAGGAGGCCCAAGCAAAAGCGGCAGGCTACCAAATGGTTTCTTTAGGTGAACGTATCTTGCGCACTGAAACTGCTGGGATCGTAGCGATCTCTACCGTTCACAGCCTATGGAATCCTGAAATGCAAAATCGCCTCAAGTAG
- the tkt gene encoding transketolase, with amino-acid sequence MSNLQIRMANAIRALSMDAVQQANSGHPGMPMGMADIAVGLWNEHLQHNPTDPHWMNRDRFVLSNGHGSMLLYSLLHLTGYDLPIDELKNFRQLHSKTPGHPEYGITAGVETTTGPLGQGIANAVGMALAEKLLAEEFNRPGHQIVNHHTYAFLGDGCLMEGISHEVCSLAGTLQLNKLIALWDDNGISIDGKVVSWFNEDTPKRFEAYNWNVIRDVDGHDTEAVSHAITQAKKSDKPTLICCNTAIGKGSPNMAGSDKVHGSPLGAAEIAATRIEMNWPYAPFEIPNDIYAAWDFKKRGEAAEHAWNKEFQAYKNKYPEFAAELQRRMQGDLSKDFASTLETYIKTCQSKAETIATRKASQNAIEALAPVVPEFMGGSADLTGSNLTNWSACKPVRAQQWGNHINYGVREFGMSAIMNGIALHGGYIPFGGTFLTFSDYSRNALRMAALMKLRSIFVFTHDSIGLGEDGPTHQSVEQVASLRLIPNLMVWRPCDTTESAVAWGAAVERKQGPSALIFSRQNCPFVSRSSQQIKDISRGGYVLRDAPKKKIDAVIIATGSEIALALQTAECLEKESAGKLGIRVVSIPSTSVFDQQDTAYKAKVLPANIPRIAVEAGVSDYWWKYGCAAVHGVDTFGESAPAPQLYEYFGLTVDQIAKTVKQCIGKK; translated from the coding sequence ATGTCAAACCTTCAAATTCGTATGGCCAATGCCATCCGCGCTTTATCCATGGATGCAGTACAGCAGGCTAATTCTGGCCATCCGGGCATGCCTATGGGTATGGCGGATATCGCAGTAGGTCTTTGGAACGAACACTTACAACACAATCCTACAGATCCACATTGGATGAATCGCGATCGTTTTGTTTTATCCAATGGCCATGGGTCCATGTTGCTCTATTCCTTATTGCATTTGACTGGCTATGACCTACCGATTGATGAGTTAAAAAATTTCCGTCAACTCCATAGTAAAACCCCTGGGCATCCGGAGTATGGAATTACTGCTGGTGTAGAAACTACTACCGGCCCTTTGGGTCAAGGTATTGCTAACGCGGTTGGAATGGCTTTAGCTGAAAAGTTACTTGCAGAAGAATTTAATCGCCCAGGACATCAGATTGTTAACCACCACACCTATGCTTTTTTAGGCGATGGTTGTTTGATGGAAGGAATTAGTCATGAAGTGTGTTCTCTAGCTGGGACCTTGCAACTCAATAAATTGATTGCACTTTGGGATGACAATGGCATTTCAATTGACGGCAAAGTAGTTTCTTGGTTTAACGAAGATACGCCTAAGCGTTTTGAAGCATACAACTGGAATGTGATTCGTGATGTCGATGGCCATGATACGGAGGCAGTTTCCCATGCGATTACACAGGCTAAGAAAAGTGACAAGCCCACATTGATTTGCTGTAACACCGCGATTGGAAAAGGTTCGCCGAATATGGCGGGTAGCGATAAGGTGCATGGTTCACCATTGGGCGCCGCTGAGATTGCTGCAACCCGTATTGAAATGAACTGGCCCTATGCACCGTTTGAGATTCCGAATGATATTTATGCAGCATGGGATTTTAAAAAGCGGGGTGAAGCTGCCGAGCATGCATGGAACAAAGAATTTCAAGCCTATAAAAATAAGTACCCTGAATTCGCTGCTGAATTACAGCGACGTATGCAAGGGGACTTGTCGAAAGATTTTGCGTCGACTTTAGAGACTTATATAAAGACCTGCCAATCAAAAGCAGAAACAATAGCGACACGCAAGGCCAGTCAAAATGCAATTGAAGCATTAGCACCTGTCGTACCAGAATTTATGGGTGGATCTGCTGATTTAACCGGCTCTAATCTCACCAACTGGAGCGCTTGCAAACCCGTACGTGCTCAGCAATGGGGCAACCACATTAATTATGGTGTACGTGAGTTCGGTATGAGCGCCATCATGAATGGCATCGCTTTACATGGTGGCTACATTCCATTTGGAGGCACCTTTTTAACCTTCTCAGATTACAGTCGCAATGCCTTGCGGATGGCAGCATTAATGAAACTGCGCAGTATCTTTGTCTTTACTCATGACTCTATTGGATTGGGTGAGGATGGCCCAACCCATCAGTCGGTTGAGCAGGTGGCGAGTTTGCGTCTGATCCCAAATTTAATGGTGTGGCGTCCTTGTGATACGACTGAAAGTGCAGTGGCTTGGGGTGCTGCAGTAGAGCGCAAACAGGGTCCGAGCGCCTTGATTTTTAGCCGACAAAATTGCCCATTTGTATCTCGTAGTAGTCAGCAGATAAAAGATATTTCAAGAGGTGGATACGTTTTGCGCGATGCCCCTAAAAAGAAAATAGATGCAGTCATCATCGCTACTGGCTCTGAGATTGCATTGGCCTTACAAACGGCTGAATGCTTAGAAAAAGAGAGTGCAGGTAAGCTCGGTATTCGAGTCGTATCGATTCCTTCGACTTCAGTATTTGATCAACAAGACACTGCCTATAAAGCAAAGGTATTGCCTGCGAATATTCCACGAATTGCAGTAGAAGCTGGGGTAAGTGATTATTGGTGGAAGTATGGTTGTGCAGCTGTGCATGGTGTAGATACCTTCGGTGAGTCAGCACCTGCACCACAGCTTTACGAATACTTTGGGTTAACAGTGGATCAGATCGCAAAAACAGTGAAACAATGTATCGGGAAAAAATAA
- the gap gene encoding type I glyceraldehyde-3-phosphate dehydrogenase → MTIRVAINGYGRIGRMVLRALYEDQVDGKPRRDIKIVAINAMGDIDINAHLTQYDSAHGRFPAEVKVDGDCMVVNGDRIKMFSTRNPLETPWGELGVDLVLECSGKFTSKEKAMVHISQGAKKVLISAPGDKDVDATIVYGVNQQVLKSSDIVVSNASCTTNCLAPLVKPLLEKIGIESGLMTTIHAFTNDQVLTDVYHSDKRRARSAVSSMIPTKTGAAKAVGLVLPALAGRFDGFAMRVPVINVSVVDLTFAASRATSVDEVNTILKAASEGELKGILGFNTLPLVSIDFNHDPRPSIYDASQTRVSADGKLVKVLAWYDNEWGYSVQMLNAAQALMAVK, encoded by the coding sequence ATGACAATTCGGGTCGCAATTAATGGTTATGGTCGCATTGGGCGCATGGTTTTGCGTGCTTTATATGAAGATCAAGTCGATGGCAAGCCAAGGCGTGACATTAAGATCGTCGCGATTAATGCGATGGGCGATATAGATATCAATGCTCACTTAACCCAATATGATTCTGCGCATGGCCGTTTCCCTGCGGAAGTAAAAGTGGATGGCGATTGCATGGTGGTTAATGGGGATCGTATTAAGATGTTTTCGACACGTAATCCCTTAGAAACACCATGGGGAGAATTGGGTGTCGATTTGGTTTTGGAGTGTTCTGGTAAGTTCACTTCTAAAGAAAAAGCCATGGTGCATATCTCCCAGGGCGCCAAGAAGGTACTCATCTCTGCGCCTGGAGATAAAGATGTGGATGCCACCATCGTCTATGGTGTTAATCAGCAAGTTCTCAAGTCAAGTGACATCGTGGTCTCTAATGCAAGTTGTACTACCAACTGCTTAGCGCCATTAGTAAAGCCCTTGCTAGAGAAAATTGGCATCGAGTCTGGTTTGATGACCACCATTCATGCTTTTACTAATGATCAAGTATTAACCGATGTGTATCACAGCGATAAGCGGCGTGCGCGTTCTGCAGTGAGCAGTATGATTCCCACCAAGACCGGTGCTGCCAAAGCAGTGGGTTTAGTATTGCCGGCCTTAGCAGGGCGTTTTGATGGCTTTGCCATGCGCGTCCCTGTCATTAACGTTTCCGTGGTGGACCTAACGTTTGCTGCCAGTCGCGCCACTAGTGTGGATGAGGTGAATACGATCTTGAAGGCTGCCAGCGAAGGGGAGTTGAAGGGTATTTTGGGCTTTAATACCTTGCCACTCGTCTCTATCGACTTTAATCATGATCCCCGTCCTAGTATTTACGATGCATCCCAAACCCGTGTTTCAGCAGATGGCAAGCTCGTTAAGGTATTGGCTTGGTATGACAATGAATGGGGTTATTCCGTTCAAATGCTCAATGCTGCACAGGCGTTGATGGCAGTGAAGTAA